A single region of the Saprospiraceae bacterium genome encodes:
- a CDS encoding dienelactone hydrolase family protein — protein sequence MFKKLIFFTLAIGLLASCGGNKNQSEGAEGMAQFADDQAFKDAHDTPEANDHQAQGQMVTFATPDGAEGSAYALMTTTASNKYLFVIHEWWGLNDHIKEEADRLFAELGDVNVMALDMYDGQVATSPDEAGKFMQAVKAERAEAIVKGAIAKAGAAAKIGTIGWCFGGGWSLRSSIMAADQGVACVIYYGMPVQKAEELAPLKAEMLGIFAEKDGWINPEVVGKFEDLAKATGKKIEVHQYDAEHAFANPSNPAFNETAASDANAKALAFLKARL from the coding sequence TAAAAACCAATCAGAAGGAGCGGAGGGTATGGCTCAATTCGCCGATGACCAGGCCTTCAAGGATGCCCACGATACCCCTGAAGCAAATGACCATCAGGCACAAGGCCAAATGGTCACTTTTGCTACACCAGATGGAGCGGAGGGAAGTGCTTATGCCTTGATGACAACCACCGCTTCCAATAAGTACTTATTTGTCATCCATGAATGGTGGGGACTCAACGATCACATCAAGGAAGAAGCCGACCGTTTATTTGCCGAATTGGGTGATGTTAATGTGATGGCCTTGGATATGTATGATGGCCAGGTGGCTACCAGCCCTGACGAGGCGGGTAAGTTTATGCAAGCCGTGAAAGCCGAAAGGGCAGAAGCTATCGTTAAAGGCGCCATTGCCAAGGCGGGCGCAGCCGCTAAAATCGGGACAATTGGCTGGTGCTTTGGCGGAGGTTGGTCTTTACGCAGTTCGATCATGGCCGCTGACCAAGGCGTTGCCTGTGTTATTTATTACGGCATGCCGGTTCAAAAAGCAGAAGAATTGGCACCACTAAAGGCCGAGATGTTGGGCATTTTTGCAGAGAAAGATGGCTGGATCAACCCAGAAGTCGTAGGTAAATTTGAAGACTTGGCCAAGGCGACTGGGAAAAAGATCGAAGTTCACCAATATGATGCTGAACATGCCTTCGCAAATCCTAGCAACCCTGCTTTTAATGAAACGGCAGCAAGTGACGCAAATGCCAAGGCTTTAGCTTTCTTGAAGGCGCGTTTGTAA